ATCATATTTACCTCTTCACTGCTTAATAAGGGTATACTCTCCAGCTCTTCTTTCTTTACAGTATTAAGGTTTAAAGGGTTTGTTTCCAAGTTTAAAAGTTCTTCATACATGTTCTCAATTACTACAGAGTTTTCAATCTCTTCTTCTGCCAATTGAGACAAATATTCACGCCAATTTTCATTTTGACCAGCCACTTTAAATGTAAATAAATAGAATATCAAAAAAATAGAATATATCGTGATTTTCATTTTTATTAAGTCAATTTTCTCAAATATATCAGTTAAACATCAAAAAATCAAATATTTCGGTTTTTAGGGAACAGTGCAAAATGGCAGGATTTATAAGGTTCAGCATTACAAAATGATTGAAAAACTAACAAATAATGAATAAAATGTTCATAAATATTTTGAAATAAAATCTAAATGATTATATTTGCAGCATAATATAATCAAAAAGACACAGCGGACGTCCTTTTACTGTCTATTTAATATTTATTGCAGCTAATTATTTACAATAAGATTGAAATTGGGTTATTCACTTAATAAAATTATGTATGAATAGATTATTTGTTTTACTGCTTACCATTTTTATATCAATTAGTTTAGTAAAGTCACAGGAGTTAACTGTAAATGCTGAGGCAGATATTGTAAGCTCTTATATCTGGCGAGGTTTATATGTTGGCCCTGCTTCAGTTCAACCAGGCATATCGCTCTCTTCGGGAGGTTTTACATTGGGTGTCTGGGGCTCTTCCAGCTTCAATGCTTCATGGAGAGAGTTTGACCTCTTTGCCAGCTATTCAATAGGTAATTTTAATTTTTTAATTACTGATTATTTTTTGCCGCATGATCTCCCTGCTATCGAAAAGATCAGTTATTTCGATTTTTCTAAACATGTTGTAGAAGCAACTTTAGGCTTCTCTCTCGGAGAGTCTGTCCCGCTATCTTTTGTATGGAATACTAATTTTCTAGGTGATGATGACTACTCTAGTTATTTTGAAGCAAGTTACTCTATCCCCACATCTTTTGTCGATATAGATCTGATATTAGGTGCTACTCCTGCAGCGGGGTATTATTCAGATGGTTTTGCTGTTGTGGTTACTGCTATTAAGGCAACTAAAGAGATATCTTTAAGTGACTCATTTTCAATTCCTGTTTATACTCAGGCAGTTCTTAATCCTGATTCTAAGGATGTTTTCCTACTTTTTGGAATGAAGTTTTAATAATGCACTATAAATAAAATAATATGAAAAAAATTGAAGCAAT
This portion of the Lascolabacillus massiliensis genome encodes:
- a CDS encoding TorF family putative porin produces the protein MNRLFVLLLTIFISISLVKSQELTVNAEADIVSSYIWRGLYVGPASVQPGISLSSGGFTLGVWGSSSFNASWREFDLFASYSIGNFNFLITDYFLPHDLPAIEKISYFDFSKHVVEATLGFSLGESVPLSFVWNTNFLGDDDYSSYFEASYSIPTSFVDIDLILGATPAAGYYSDGFAVVVTAIKATKEISLSDSFSIPVYTQAVLNPDSKDVFLLFGMKF